The Nostoc sp. 'Peltigera membranacea cyanobiont' N6 genome contains the following window.
TGCGCTTGTTTAACACGTAAGAGCAAGTCAGATTGTTCTTGGTCACTCATAAATGATAACTGCTCAGTTTCGAGTAAATGGCGCGATCGCGTAAACCAATGCTGAAAATCTTCTAGCAGAGGTTCTAAAACCGTTTTCAGCAACTCAGTCCCTGGTAAATTTGAGTCTGACATAAATGAGAAGGATATTTCCAACTTTCTTAGCTAATATTAACGTTATTTACGTTTCTTAACATTATTTTTATTTATTTTCATCTCATAATTTTGAAAAACGTAACAAAATGTAACAAATAACACAGAATTTATTATATAGTCTTGCTATCTGGTTTGTACAGTTCCTTTAG
Protein-coding sequences here:
- a CDS encoding DUF2605 domain-containing protein; amino-acid sequence: MSDSNLPGTELLKTVLEPLLEDFQHWFTRSRHLLETEQLSFMSDQEQSDLLLRVKQAQDELSTAKMLFTATDKQVGIDMATLMPWHQLVTECWNVAMRFRQGREV